TCTTTTTTGGTGCAAAAGTTCCAGTTGCCGGAATTCTGGGTGACCAGCAATCAGCAACTTTCGGTCAGGGCTGTTTGGAAAAAGGGATGGCCAAAAATACCTACGGCACAGGATCTTTCATGCTGATGAATACTGGAGACCAATATATTCCTCCATCTGACGGCGTTTTTTCACCGGTTCTCTGGAATGCAAAGGGCCGCACTGATTACGGTCTTGAAGGTATGGCCGATGTTTCAGGCGCTGTTTTACAATGGCTTCGAGATGGTCTTGGAATTATTTCCGATGCCAGTGAGGCAGAAGTACTGGCAATGCAGGTCGACGGCAGTTTAGGTGTTTATTTTGTCCCGGCTTTTGTTGGTCTTGGAGCACCCTACTTCGATTCCTATGCCCGTGGTACAATTGTCGGTATTTCCCGTGGAACAACCAAACAGCATATTGCCCGTGCCGCTTTGGAATCAATGGCTTATCAGGTCAAGGATGCGTTTAATGTGATGGAAAAGAAATCCGGCGTTAAAATGTCGAAACTGCGTGCTGATGGCGGTGGTGCCAAAAGTGATTTTCTCCTCCAGTTCCAGGCTGATATTCTTGGTGTTCCGGTCGAACGCCCGGTTATTACCGAAACCACGACCCTGGGAGCTGTATACGCTGCTGGGCTGGCCGTGGGTTACTGGGACAGCTTTGAAGAAATCGGACAATTCTGGAAAATTGAAAAACGCTTTGAACCACAAATCAGCGAAGAAAAACGCCAGGAACTCTGCGGTTTCTGGGATAAAGCTGTGAAACGGTCTGCTGGCTGGCTGAAATAAAAATAATTTGACCTCAAAATTGCGGTACCTCATAACAATTTAATCGCTTATAGTAATCAAAAATGAAAAAACCTGTATCCGGATAAACACATCATCAGATACAGGTTTTTATCATCTTACTCATCATAACTTTAACTTATCGCTGTCCGCGACGCATTTCCAAGAATTGCGGCTCATTATCGCATACACCATCGCCATCTTCATCGACGAAATTTTCATCATAAGTGCTGTCGTACTGGTACTGTTTTACGCCGTCGTTACCGATTCCCTGCCCTGTTCCATCACAAACGCCAGAGCCATTTTGAGGTGCTGCCATTACTGTTCCCGCTGTTCCAACCATCATCAATACTGCTAAACCTGCCATTAATTTCTTAGTCATTTTCTTCCTCCTTGTGCGCT
This genomic interval from Eubacteriaceae bacterium ES3 contains the following:
- the glpK gene encoding glycerol kinase GlpK, with translation MKYILGIDEGTTGVNVMIFDHEVNIIGQAYSEFTQHFPQPGWVEHDAEEIWEVTMKMVSQALENGDVKPDQIEAIGITNQRETTVFWDKNTGMPVCRAIVWQDRRTLPICEALEAKDGAGIVDRTGMVILPNDAATKIRWLLDNDDAVKKGVDKGDLLYGTIDTWLVWKLTGGAAHVTDYSNTSVTLLLNARTLEYDEWILNELQIPRDILPELRSSSEIYGMTDADVFFGAKVPVAGILGDQQSATFGQGCLEKGMAKNTYGTGSFMLMNTGDQYIPPSDGVFSPVLWNAKGRTDYGLEGMADVSGAVLQWLRDGLGIISDASEAEVLAMQVDGSLGVYFVPAFVGLGAPYFDSYARGTIVGISRGTTKQHIARAALESMAYQVKDAFNVMEKKSGVKMSKLRADGGGAKSDFLLQFQADILGVPVERPVITETTTLGAVYAAGLAVGYWDSFEEIGQFWKIEKRFEPQISEEKRQELCGFWDKAVKRSAGWLK